A single region of the Thermodesulfobacteriota bacterium genome encodes:
- a CDS encoding YncE family protein → MKLNQISIIFILLNILTVPGCTTVPVNVVEWAPKAEPSIRFKGDVGGVAFSDGDVWFTESVPKHRFIPFSYENSVQRVNLQTGEVIASIMTDSPLAKISVGEGAVWVSGSNKNQVLRIDPKTNQIAAIISVGRKCGAIAVGESAVWVANPYKGTITRIEPTSNKIAATIPVGKVPTAIAVGEGSIWVTNKLDGTVSKIDPGTNRVTATITVGKDAAGVAVGEGLVWVVRYAGVNGWRSELLKIDPSSNKVLGEPTRLGGAAWQATVGDGAVWLNHSDYDSAFVKDVVYKIDPRTGRVVEIPSSNITMLEVNNGNVWVVAYTPFGGQFYLSRLLVK, encoded by the coding sequence ATGAAATTAAACCAAATCTCGATAATCTTTATTCTCCTGAATATCCTTACCGTCCCCGGTTGCACCACCGTTCCGGTGAATGTTGTTGAGTGGGCGCCTAAAGCCGAGCCTTCCATCAGGTTTAAGGGAGATGTTGGCGGAGTTGCGTTTAGTGATGGGGATGTTTGGTTCACCGAGAGTGTCCCTAAGCATAGATTCATTCCTTTTAGTTACGAGAACAGCGTGCAAAGGGTAAATTTACAAACGGGAGAGGTTATCGCAAGCATAATGACTGATTCGCCCCTAGCAAAGATATCGGTAGGAGAGGGCGCGGTATGGGTTTCCGGTAGCAACAAGAACCAGGTTCTCAGGATTGACCCAAAGACAAATCAGATTGCAGCCATAATTTCCGTTGGCCGGAAATGTGGAGCTATAGCCGTCGGCGAAAGTGCGGTGTGGGTTGCTAACCCTTATAAAGGCACTATTACTCGTATAGAACCAACAAGCAATAAGATAGCGGCTACAATTCCGGTGGGAAAAGTTCCGACGGCGATAGCGGTAGGTGAGGGAAGTATTTGGGTAACCAATAAACTGGATGGCACTGTTTCCAAGATTGACCCCGGTACAAACCGAGTTACGGCCACTATCACGGTGGGTAAAGATGCAGCGGGAGTGGCCGTGGGTGAGGGGCTTGTATGGGTAGTCAGGTATGCCGGTGTTAACGGATGGAGAAGCGAGTTGTTGAAAATAGACCCTTCATCCAATAAAGTTCTAGGCGAGCCGACCAGGCTGGGAGGAGCGGCATGGCAGGCAACAGTCGGCGATGGGGCCGTATGGCTTAACCATTCAGATTATGACTCGGCTTTTGTAAAGGATGTGGTATACAAAATCGACCCTCGAACTGGCCGGGTCGTCGAGATTCCTTCTTCCAATATTACCATGCTGGAAGTAAATAATGGTAATGTTTGGGTTGTTGCTTACACTCCGTTTGGCGGACAATTTTATCTTTCACGGCTCTTGGTTAAGTGA